Proteins co-encoded in one Tursiops truncatus isolate mTurTru1 chromosome 17, mTurTru1.mat.Y, whole genome shotgun sequence genomic window:
- the ENY2 gene encoding transcription and mRNA export factor ENY2 isoform X1 has protein sequence MVVSKMNKDAQMRAAINQKLIETGERERLKELLRAKLIECGWKDQLKAHCKEVIKEKGLEHVTVDDLVAEITPKGRALVPDSVKKELLQRIRTFLAQHASL, from the exons ATGGTG GTTAGCAAGATGAACAAAGATGCGCAGATGAGAGCAGCAATTAACCAAAAGTTGATAGAAACTGGAGAAAGAGAACG CCTCAAAGAGTTGCTGAGAGCTAAATTAATTGAATGTGGCTGGAAGGATCAGTTGAAGGCACACTGTAAAG aggtaattaaagaaaaaggactAGAACACGTTACTGTTGATGACTTGGTGGCTGAAATCACACCAAAAGGCAGAG ccCTGGTACCTGACAGTGTAAAGAAGGAGCTCCTACAAAGAATAAGAACATTCCTTGCTCAGCATGCCAGCCTTTAA
- the ENY2 gene encoding transcription and mRNA export factor ENY2 isoform X2 — translation MNKDAQMRAAINQKLIETGERERLKELLRAKLIECGWKDQLKAHCKEVIKEKGLEHVTVDDLVAEITPKGRALVPDSVKKELLQRIRTFLAQHASL, via the exons ATGAACAAAGATGCGCAGATGAGAGCAGCAATTAACCAAAAGTTGATAGAAACTGGAGAAAGAGAACG CCTCAAAGAGTTGCTGAGAGCTAAATTAATTGAATGTGGCTGGAAGGATCAGTTGAAGGCACACTGTAAAG aggtaattaaagaaaaaggactAGAACACGTTACTGTTGATGACTTGGTGGCTGAAATCACACCAAAAGGCAGAG ccCTGGTACCTGACAGTGTAAAGAAGGAGCTCCTACAAAGAATAAGAACATTCCTTGCTCAGCATGCCAGCCTTTAA